Proteins encoded together in one Cryptococcus deuterogattii R265 chromosome 13, complete sequence window:
- a CDS encoding acetolactate synthase small subunit, producing MSHRALSAPLRALRGTGLQQTATRCASTKTPSPPKPIDDSTSALDYKLHKHGRRLPHLVTQHPRSPSAEEAVTNILYNTPPPSTEPFKRHRLNCLVQNEPGVLSRVSGILAGRGFNIDSLVVCQTEIRDLSRMCIILKGQDGVIEQARRQLEDLVPVWAVLDYTKTSCVERELLLAKVSILGPEFAEAQLSGPIPDTSFEHAVENQNAENPPSFVAQGEPQGDDKIQRELALARSFESAAQPTPAGALYPSRSGAGQDMSASEALIAKNLHLSAIKTLADQFGGRVVDVAENSCIVELTAKSSRVDSFLSLMRPFGVLEAARSGVMVLPRTPIPRYGEEDELAAEKEEIDVSLLPPG from the exons ATGTCCCACAGAGCTCTTTCCGCGCCTCTCCGCGCCCTCCGCGGTACCGGCTTACAACAAACAGCTACAAGATGCGCGTCCACAAAGAcgccctctcctccaaagcCCATTGACGACAGCACCAGCGCCCTCGACT ACAAGCTCCACAAGCACGGTCGAAGACTGCCTCATCTCGTCACTCAGCACCCTAGGTCCCCTTCTGCTGAGGAGGCCGTTACCAACATCCTTTACAACACCCCTCCTCCCAGCACTGAGCCCTTCAAGCG ACACCGATTGAACTGTCTTGTTCAGAACGAGCCTGGTGTCCTTTCTCGCGTTTCTGGTATCCTTGCCGGTCGAGGTTTCAACATCG ACTCTCTTGTCGTTTGCCAAACCGAAATCCGAGACTTGTCCCGAATGtgcatcatcctcaaggGTCAGGACGGCGTGATCGAGCAAGCCCGTCGTCAACTCGAAGACCTCGTCCCCGTCTGGGCTGTGTTGGACTACACCAAGACATCTTGCGTGGAACGTGAATTGCTCCTTGCTAAAGTCTCCATCCTTGGCCCCGAGTTTGCCGAGGCCCAGTTGTCCGGTCCTATCCCCGACACCTCGTTTGAGCACGCGGTGGAGAACCAGAACGCGGAGAACCCGCCTTCCTTTGTCGCCCAGGGTGAGCCTCAGGGAGATGACAAGATTCAACGTGAACTCGCGCTTGCTCGTTCCTTTGAATCCGCCGCTCAACCCACTCCTGCCGGTGCGCTCTACCCTAGCCGATCGGGGGCCGGTCAAGACATGTCTGCAAGCGAGGCGTTGATCGCGAAGAACTTGCACTTGTCTGCTATCAAGACGCTCGCCGACCAGTTTGGTGGACGCGTAGTGGATGTGGCGGAGAACAGCTGTATCGTCGAGTTGACCGCCAAGAGCTCGAGAGTGGACTCGTTCTTGAGTTTGATGAGGCCATTTGGTGTGCTCGAAGCCGCTAGGTCTG GTGTGATGGTTCTCCCGCGAACTCCCATCCCCAGGTAcggcgaggaggacgagTTGGCtgctgagaaagaagagattgacgTTAGCTTGCTTCCTCCCGGATAG
- a CDS encoding solute carrier family 25 (mitochondrial citrate transporter) member 1, which yields MSAQGRGKAKEKPIASLLAGATAGGVEAFITFPLESIKTQLQFGALDGGKPLTPYQALKSTVQQRGIHGLYAGCTAVVIGNAVKAGVRFTTYDQFKSLLKDDEGKLTAPRSMLAGLGAGMSEAIIAVTPSETIKTKMIEDSKLAQPRYKGLVHGVQTIIKEEGYRGVYRGVGPVMLRQGANSAVRFSSYSTLKQLAQGSAVPGEDMPGWMTFGIGATAGVITVYSTMPFDVVKTRMQSIHAKQEYRNAFHCAFRIFKEEGVFKFWKGTVPRLGRLVMSGGIIFTVYEKTYPLVAAVL from the exons ATGTCCGCCCAGGGTAGAGGaaaggccaaggaaaaGCCTATTGCTTCCCTCCTCGCAGGCGCTACCGCCGGCGGTGTCGAGGCATTCATCACTTTCCCCCTCGAAAGTATTAAGACCCAACTTCAATTCGGTGCTCTCGACGGCGGCAAG CCCCTGACTCCGTACCAAGCCCTCAAATCAACAGTCCAGCAAAGAGGCATCCACGGTTTATATGCTGGTTGTACAGCGGTGGTGATTGGTAATGCCGTCAAGGCCGGTGTGCGGTTTACTACTTATGACCAGTTCAAGAGTCTCTTGAAGGATGACGAG GGCAAGTTGACGGCTCCTCGGTCAATGCTTGCAGGTCTTGGAGCGGGCATGTCTGAAGCGATTATCGCTGTTACTCCTTCGGAAACTATCAA GACAAAGATGATCGAAGATTCCAAGCTTGCTCAACCGCGATACAAGGGTCTCGTCCATGGTGTACAGACTATcatcaaggaggaagggtaCAGGGGTGTTTATCGTGGTGTTGGTCCTGTC ATGCTCCGACAAGGCGCCAATTCTGCTGTCCGATTCTCTTCCTACTCGACTTTGAAGCAGCTCGCTCAAGGGAGCGCGGTGCCAGGGGAAGATATGCCCGGATGGATGACGTTTGGGATCGGTGCGACTGCTGGTGTTATCACTGTTT ACTCTACCATGCCCTTCGA CGTGGTAAAGACACGTATGCAATCCATCCACGCCAAGCAAGAATACCGCAACGCTTTCCACTGCGCCTTTAGGATcttcaaggaggaaggcgtATTCAAGTTTTGGAAGGGAACTGTCCCCCGACTAGGTCGTTTGGTC ATGAGCGGTggtatcatcttcaccgTGTACGAAAAGACATATCCACTTGTAGCCGCGGTTCTTTAG